A genomic segment from Perca flavescens isolate YP-PL-M2 chromosome 13, PFLA_1.0, whole genome shotgun sequence encodes:
- the LOC114566530 gene encoding early growth response protein 1, whose protein sequence is MAATKAEMLLSAMQMSDPLAGLLPPLSPLDGYYSNLEELQMLLRNAAAGGSLLAASAAEGAELLSGELGEYGDSLKDLDLQSLPPLTPRFPPLAYSGRFTFEPSSSSSSSSLWAEPLLSLFTGLVSVGAPPPACSIPSSSSSSSSSSLSQPSFSSVQISCGSGDVQSVFSATPTYTSDASSDLLLPPADSQTLAFQPQGPPPAYPTSRLGPQPSSLAVPMLPDYLLSQQQDGELGLIQDQKPLPPSQSLNPLTPLSTIKAFSSQMQTQSQCPAFQAQPTAKPSRIRKCPTSRPCKTPPHERPYACPADSCDRRFSRSDELTRHVRVHTGQRPFQCRICMRSFSRSDHLTTHIRTHTGEKPFACTECGRKFARSDERKRHAKIHQRQRERKNSSSSAPIPITITRPHAYSSPPTSSPCSSYSSPAHSSPSPAASVFSTSSFSSCFTSSSSLSHVCASSTSPHLYSSSCSSPMGSPQSELPSPHGSNIC, encoded by the exons ATGGCAGCGACCAAAGCAGAGATGCTCCTGTCTGCTATGCAGATGTCCGACCCTCTGGCCGGTCTCCTGCCGCCCCTTTCTCCGCTCGACGGTTACTACTCGAAtctggaggagctgcagatgCTGCTGCGGAACGCCGCGGCCGGAGGCTCGCTGCTGGCCGCGTCGGCAGCGGAGGGAGCCGAGCTGCTGAGCGGGGAGCTCGGGGAGTACGGAG acTCTCTGAAGGACCTGGACCTGCAGAGTCTGCCCCCGCTCACCCCCCGCTTCCCCCCTCTGGCCTACAGTGGTCGCTTCACCTTCgagccctcctcctcctccagcagcagcagcctgtggGCGGAGCCTCTCCTCAGTCTGTTCACAGGGTTGGTCAGCGTTGGGGCTCCTCCCCCCGCCTGCAGCAtcccttcctcttcatcatcatcatcatcatcatcgctgTCCCAGCCAAGCTTCAGCTCCGTCCAGATCAGCTGTGGCTCCGGTGACGTCCAGTCAGTCTTCTCCGCGACGCCGACGTACACTTCCGACGCCAGCTCtgacctcctcctcccccctgctGACTCCCAGACCCTCGCCTTCCAGCCGCAAGGCCCCCCTCCTGCCTACCCTACCTCCAGGCTTGGCCCCCAGCCGTCCTCCCTCGCGGTGCCGATGCTCCCGGACTACCTCCTGTCTCAGCAGCAGGACGGCGAGCTCGGCCTGATCCAGGACCAGAAGCCGTTGCCGCCGTCGCAGAGCCTGAACCCGCTCACGCCGCTCTCCACCATCAAAGCCTTCTCCTCGCAGATGCAGACACAATCTCAATGCCCAGCCTTCCAGGCCCAGCCCACCGCCAAACCCAGCCGGATCAGGAAGTGCCCCACAAGCCGGCCGTGCAAGACGCCGCCGCACGAACGCCCGTACGCCTGCCCCGCTGACAGCTGCGACCGCCGCTTCTCCCGCTCCGACGAGCTGACGCGCCACGTGCGTGTGCACACGGGCCAGAGGCCGTTCCAGTGCCGCATCTGCATGCGCAGCTTCAGCCGCAGCGACCACCTGACGACGCACATCCGCACGCACACTGGCGAGAAGCCGTTCGCCTGCACCGAGTGCGGACGCAAGTTCGCCCGCAGCGACGAGCGCAAGAGGCACGCCAAGATCCACCAGAGGCAGCGGGAACGCAAgaattcctcctcctctgctcccaTCCCCATCACCATCACCAGGCCCCACGCCTACTCCTCCCCTCCCACCTCCTCCCCCTGCTCCTCCTACTCCTCCCCCGCTCACAGTTCCCCCTCCCCCGCTGCCTCCgtcttctccacctcctccttctcctcctgctTCACCTCCTCTTCATCACTGTCACACGTCTGCGCCTCCTCAACGTCCCCGCACCTCTATTCCTCCTCTTGCTCCTCTCCGATGGGAAGTCCTCAGTCGGAGCTCCCCTCCCCCCATGGCTCCAACATCTGCTGA